Proteins encoded within one genomic window of Gimesia sp.:
- the murQ gene encoding N-acetylmuramic acid 6-phosphate etherase — MMLEHLTTEQRNPASDKIDAMSSLEIVQLMNAEDAGVAAAVAKESETIAAAVDLIAESFRRGGRLVYIGAGTSGRLGVLDASECPPTFNSPPEQVVGLIAGGRTALTNAVEGAEDHSEFAIADLQELGLSQDDVLVGIATSGRTPYVIAALQYAREQGAAAIAFTCNQENQLADVADLTICPVVGPEVVTGSTRLKAGTATKMVLNMLTTGAMVRIGKTYGNLMVDLRATNKKLIDRSIRILIAFTDLPRDEAETVLEACHGELKTAIVSVKRNVSPERAEELLKQAGGHLRRVLDAAE; from the coding sequence AGATTGATGCCATGAGCAGTCTGGAAATCGTGCAGCTGATGAATGCTGAAGATGCCGGCGTGGCTGCAGCCGTAGCCAAAGAATCGGAAACGATTGCAGCTGCCGTCGATCTGATTGCCGAGTCTTTTCGACGCGGAGGTCGACTGGTTTACATCGGCGCAGGGACGTCGGGGCGACTGGGTGTATTGGATGCCAGTGAGTGTCCACCCACGTTTAACAGTCCCCCCGAACAGGTGGTTGGCTTAATCGCGGGGGGGCGAACTGCGCTGACAAATGCCGTCGAAGGGGCCGAAGATCATTCAGAGTTCGCGATTGCCGATCTGCAGGAACTGGGCCTCAGTCAGGATGATGTCCTGGTTGGAATCGCCACCAGTGGTCGGACGCCGTATGTGATTGCCGCTTTGCAATACGCGCGAGAGCAGGGGGCCGCTGCCATCGCGTTTACCTGTAACCAGGAGAATCAGCTGGCGGATGTGGCCGATCTTACCATCTGTCCGGTGGTCGGTCCGGAAGTCGTTACCGGTTCCACGCGTCTCAAGGCGGGGACAGCAACCAAAATGGTGTTGAACATGTTGACGACCGGGGCCATGGTGCGGATTGGTAAAACGTATGGCAATCTGATGGTCGATCTGCGGGCCACGAACAAGAAACTGATTGACCGCTCCATTCGAATATTGATCGCGTTTACCGATCTTCCGCGTGACGAAGCCGAGACGGTACTGGAAGCCTGCCATGGCGAGTTGAAAACGGCGATCGTGAGCGTGAAGCGGAATGTGTCTCCCGAACGTGCAGAGGAGCTGCTCAAGCAGGCGGGCGGTCATCTGCGGCGGGTACTGGATGCAGCCGAGTGA
- a CDS encoding BadF/BadG/BcrA/BcrD ATPase family protein has protein sequence MTGLQSRQLVLGIDGGGTKTAATLAVVTDAQDFHVVGRGTAGASNLNAVGLDAAAVELQRAVELAFQSAGAEPHTVSVLCMGMAGAGRPAEQHAWTEWAVQNRIAEEVVVVTDAETVLAAGTPAGTGVALIAGTGSLAFGKGADGTQTRAGGWGYLLGDEGSGYQLAIAAIKAILRAVDGRGPETVLQSRFLKALNLNAPEELIGYLYQDPGDRGRIARLSGLVFEAAMDEDEVARSIVDQGAQELSELVLAVAQRLHFKADAYALALTGGILLHQRDYRVSLLERLAEQQLAPATIECVEDPSLGAVRIAVRLLG, from the coding sequence ATGACCGGATTACAGTCCCGACAACTGGTACTGGGCATCGACGGTGGTGGCACCAAAACCGCGGCAACTCTGGCTGTGGTGACTGACGCACAGGACTTTCACGTTGTTGGACGCGGAACGGCAGGAGCTTCTAATCTGAATGCGGTGGGCCTGGATGCGGCTGCTGTTGAATTGCAACGGGCAGTCGAGCTAGCCTTTCAGTCTGCTGGTGCAGAACCGCACACGGTGTCTGTACTCTGTATGGGCATGGCGGGAGCGGGACGACCAGCCGAGCAGCATGCCTGGACGGAATGGGCGGTGCAGAACCGGATCGCAGAGGAAGTGGTCGTGGTCACCGATGCCGAGACGGTATTGGCAGCGGGAACTCCGGCAGGGACCGGAGTGGCATTGATTGCGGGAACCGGTTCGCTGGCTTTCGGGAAAGGGGCCGACGGTACTCAGACGCGCGCCGGGGGATGGGGATATCTGTTGGGGGATGAAGGGAGTGGCTATCAACTGGCGATCGCGGCGATCAAGGCGATCCTGCGGGCGGTTGACGGACGGGGGCCGGAGACGGTTCTGCAGTCCCGTTTTCTCAAGGCCTTGAATTTGAATGCTCCCGAAGAGCTGATCGGTTATCTCTACCAGGACCCGGGAGACCGCGGTCGGATCGCCCGGCTGTCAGGTCTTGTGTTTGAAGCCGCTATGGATGAGGATGAGGTGGCCCGTTCGATTGTGGATCAGGGCGCGCAGGAACTGTCTGAGCTGGTACTGGCGGTGGCGCAACGGTTGCATTTCAAAGCAGACGCGTATGCGCTGGCGCTGACCGGTGGGATTTTGCTGCATCAACGCGATTACCGGGTCTCTCTGCTCGAACGTCTGGCAGAGCAGCAACTGGCTCCCGCGACCATCGAGTGCGTTGAAGATCCGAGCCTGGGGGCCGTGCGGATTGCCGTCCGCCTGCTGGGATAA